The following are from one region of the Nocardia terpenica genome:
- a CDS encoding MerR family transcriptional regulator: MVSGAENSTELVAIGQAARRFGLTVPTLRYWEERGLIRASARRGGVRHYDPEQMYRIALIQLWQELGQISLDDIARMLTDRTGAWRDIIADRIHAIEEQQRRLAEGKAHLQHLLVCPSPEPAGACAFMREVIALRMTGSKVVPRDLDPR; encoded by the coding sequence GTGGTTTCCGGCGCAGAGAATTCGACCGAACTGGTCGCGATCGGTCAGGCGGCGCGGCGTTTCGGGCTGACCGTGCCGACGCTGCGGTACTGGGAGGAGCGCGGGCTGATCCGGGCCAGCGCCCGCCGCGGCGGCGTGCGGCACTACGACCCCGAACAGATGTATCGCATTGCGCTGATCCAACTCTGGCAGGAGCTGGGGCAGATCAGCCTCGACGACATCGCCCGCATGCTGACCGATCGGACCGGGGCGTGGCGCGACATCATCGCCGACCGCATCCACGCCATCGAGGAACAGCAGCGCCGATTGGCCGAGGGCAAGGCTCATTTGCAGCATCTGCTGGTGTGCCCCAGCCCGGAACCGGCCGGAGCGTGCGCGTTCATGCGGGAAGTCATCGCCCTGCGCATGACCGGCAGCAAGGTGGTGCCGCGCGACCTGGACCCGAGGTAG